The following proteins are co-located in the Silene latifolia isolate original U9 population chromosome 1, ASM4854445v1, whole genome shotgun sequence genome:
- the LOC141609829 gene encoding E3 ubiquitin-protein ligase DIS1-like isoform X1, with protein sequence MATGNPYFEDVRAKPEVIDPPSSDEMTDVLENVVDPAQSAVKPNLTVSSSVHELLECPVCLTAMYPPIHQCSNGHTICASCKPRVHNRCPTCRHELGNIRCLALEKVAASLDFPCKYQSFGCSGIYPYYSKLKHESQCAFRPYNCPYAGSECTVMGDIPDLVSHLKDDHKVDMHEGSTFNHRYVKSNPHEVENATWMLTVSFLVFSCFGQYFCLHFEAFQLGMAPVYIAFLRFMGDDNEAKNYSYSLEVGGNGRKLIWHGVPRSIRDSHRKVRDSFDGLIIQRNMALFFSGGDRKELKLRVTGRIWKE encoded by the exons ATGGCAACTGGAAATCCATACTTCGAAGATGTCAGAGCAAAGCCCGAAGTTATCGATCCTCCATCAAGTGATGAGATGACAGATGTTCTTGAAAATGTGGTTGACCCTGCACAAAGTGCTGTAAAACCTAATTTAACTGTTTCAAGTAGTGTCCATGAACTGCTGGAATGCCCTGTATGCTTAACTGCTATGTACCCTCCAATCCACCAG TGTTCAAATGGCCACACTATATGTGCTAGCTGCAAGCCAAGAGTTCATAACCGGTGCCCAACTTGCAGACATGAACTCGGTAATATTAGATGCCTTGCCCTGGAAAAGGTTGCTGCGTCCCTTGATTTTCCTTGCAAATATCAAAGTTTTGGATGCTCAGGGATATATCCCTACTACAGCAAACTGAAGCATGAATCCCAATGCGCCTTTAGACCCTACAACTGTCCTTATGCCGGATCAGAATGCACTGTCATGGGTGACATTCCAGATTTGGTGTCCCACCTGAAGGATGATCATAAAGTTGACATGCACGAGGGAAGTACATTCAATCATCGTTATGTGAAGTCAAATCCTCACGAGGTCGAAAATGCCACATGGATGCTCACTGTAAGCTTTTTg GTTTTCAGTTGCTTTGGGCAGTACTTTTGTCTTCATTTTGAAGCATTCCAACTGGGGATGGCTCCTGTATATATAGCTTTCTTACGATTCATGGGTGACGACAACGAGGCAAAAAATTACAGTTACAGCCTGGAGGTTGGAGGAAACGGAAGAAAGCTAATATGGCACGGGGTTCCGAGAAGCATTAGGGATAGCCATCGCAAGGTGCGCGACAGCTTTGATGGTCTCATCATTCAAAGAAATATGGCTCTTTTCTTTTCAGGCGGTGATAGGAAGGAATTGAAACTAAGGGTAACCGGTAGAATTTGGAAGGAATGA
- the LOC141609829 gene encoding E3 ubiquitin-protein ligase DIS1-like isoform X2, translating to MATGNPYFEDVRAKPEVIDPPSSDEMTDVLENVVDPAQSAVKPNLTVSSSVHELLECPVCLTAMYPPIHQCSNGHTICASCKPRVHNRCPTCRHELGNIRCLALEKVAASLDFPCKYQSFGCSGIYPYYSKLKHESQCAFRPYNCPYAGSECTVMGDIPDLVSHLKDDHKVDMHEGSTFNHRYVKSNPHEVENATWMLTVFSCFGQYFCLHFEAFQLGMAPVYIAFLRFMGDDNEAKNYSYSLEVGGNGRKLIWHGVPRSIRDSHRKVRDSFDGLIIQRNMALFFSGGDRKELKLRVTGRIWKE from the exons ATGGCAACTGGAAATCCATACTTCGAAGATGTCAGAGCAAAGCCCGAAGTTATCGATCCTCCATCAAGTGATGAGATGACAGATGTTCTTGAAAATGTGGTTGACCCTGCACAAAGTGCTGTAAAACCTAATTTAACTGTTTCAAGTAGTGTCCATGAACTGCTGGAATGCCCTGTATGCTTAACTGCTATGTACCCTCCAATCCACCAG TGTTCAAATGGCCACACTATATGTGCTAGCTGCAAGCCAAGAGTTCATAACCGGTGCCCAACTTGCAGACATGAACTCGGTAATATTAGATGCCTTGCCCTGGAAAAGGTTGCTGCGTCCCTTGATTTTCCTTGCAAATATCAAAGTTTTGGATGCTCAGGGATATATCCCTACTACAGCAAACTGAAGCATGAATCCCAATGCGCCTTTAGACCCTACAACTGTCCTTATGCCGGATCAGAATGCACTGTCATGGGTGACATTCCAGATTTGGTGTCCCACCTGAAGGATGATCATAAAGTTGACATGCACGAGGGAAGTACATTCAATCATCGTTATGTGAAGTCAAATCCTCACGAGGTCGAAAATGCCACATGGATGCTCACT GTTTTCAGTTGCTTTGGGCAGTACTTTTGTCTTCATTTTGAAGCATTCCAACTGGGGATGGCTCCTGTATATATAGCTTTCTTACGATTCATGGGTGACGACAACGAGGCAAAAAATTACAGTTACAGCCTGGAGGTTGGAGGAAACGGAAGAAAGCTAATATGGCACGGGGTTCCGAGAAGCATTAGGGATAGCCATCGCAAGGTGCGCGACAGCTTTGATGGTCTCATCATTCAAAGAAATATGGCTCTTTTCTTTTCAGGCGGTGATAGGAAGGAATTGAAACTAAGGGTAACCGGTAGAATTTGGAAGGAATGA